The DNA region ttgttaataccTTTCGAATCCAAAATGcacttaaaatcatttaattcacatacaattttcatttatagttATGAATcataatacaacaaaaaataattgtatttttaaagttatttaagtataatacataatatttgatatcaaATTAAAGTTACATACCACAGCACAACCGCTGCATTTCCAGACCGTTGTTTCTAGTCTACATAACCCTGAACGAAGCTTTGACCTCAACACAGGATTCCAAACGTCACAATCCTTACAATTCTTGTTAGATgattcttttctttctttAATAACTATCAAATTACACAGAATAGATTAAATTAACAGGactttataatataacatataatattataatatttaatattaatatattataaagtgATCTTAGATATTcattaaatcaaatcaaatgatcatctactaattaaaatttaaattttctattcacTGCTGcttagtttttgaaaattgatccATTTTTTTAGGGCTTTGAATACTAACAATCCGTTTTTTCTTTCGAGAAATTTAACCGGTGGTATGAATTTGAGTTTACAACAAAATGCCATCGCCCCGGgtctaatacatatttaaataacgttTCTGCATACAGTAAACGCTAACTAATTTTCCAACAAGACGGAGCTCCTCCACATTACTTCGAAAGTGTGTGcagttatttaaacaacacATGTCTAGGACACTGAAGAGGTCGAAATAGTGCTACTGAATGACCCCCTCGTTCCCGTGACTTAAGtccattagatttttttgtgtacataaaataaaatattaaccacCATAACATATTGGAAGATCTGCGATGACCAATCATTAACGTGTCGCGAAGTAGTCCATAATATACGGTAAATGAAGGTTTTCGATGTGATAAACTGTCTATTCAGTCACTCCATACGCCATGGATGCACATGGGGTATAgaactgataaaatatttataagaaatgtgGTTTGCTTAAAAAGAGATGATAGTGTTTGAAACGCCAATACACAAGCTGGAGCttgtttttaagaaattattattattaattaaggaatATTACTTACCATTTACTGTCTCGACTCTTGCACGTTTCATCtcgttttctaaaaaatacacattaagTCCACCGGTGCCGATACCCATCAATGTTGCAGTACGGTAAGATACATGGGCAGCTGAATCTTCTTCCTggctcattttaatttatattatgaaaagAATCTTACCAAACTAATTCACAACTGTTATTCAGTTGCCAAGCAAATTAGTAGAAAATGGAGGAGGCCtcccaaatatttacacaGCCCACtttgattcaatttttaatttttgtcattaacaaattagttaaatatccttattattaaaataaaataaattacttgaatctatcaaataaataataactattattcaatagttaatataaactgtgttgttatatttatttataatatttataatacaattttaaaaattcaaaattaatagtcgTAGTTCCATTGTACCTTCCTGTCTAAtacttatctttatttttttataatgatgtTTAGTGTTTATGAGTGATAAATTACCaatagaacatttttaaaataatacaccgaattacttaatatttttttttcttgacgAAAATTTGTGTtctcacttttaattttaattagtagttACAAATATAAGTAGTTCAAAGTGTACAAAATCGTAGTGATTTGTCAAAAGTATTAATCATtggagttatttattattttgtcattGTAAAAGATAAAGCAAAATGGAAAGAGTTGTGATTTTTGGTTCTACTGGTATGACCGGAGTTTGTGCGGTGGAAGCTGCAGTTAATAAAGGTAATAATTAactatgtttttatttgaagaaatCCAATAAGattgttttaactttatttatacatatatgaaaacaacagaattgaaattatatatttaataataaaattatattaaaagtttattatagtAAACTATTTTAGAACAACATgcacaaaaactattttaaattgaatttcaattagaatttacataattacattCATACATACAATAGACTGAAAACAGTTTAGTTTAGcaaaagtttttaaactaattgtaaattcaataaggatattttttctgaataaatgttattggtatttaaaacatttcttgGAACAAACCTGACGTGATGGAATGttcttatcaaaatatattgaataattgatttttcttttatgtaatgtaataaatatgataaatattataaataaatgcaggTTGTAAACAATATCCTTTATAACTTGTGTCAagtcatttataataaacaattgttgCGCCCTGAGCAAGCGTTTTGTTTATGTATTcgatagtaaatattatataacgaAATTCTCTAATCAGATAATAGATTAAAGAATTCAAAAGCATCACAACACTTACAATTTTACTCATTAATAGTTCAATTATTCATagtatatgaatatattttcttttgctAAGGTCTGAATGTCCGAGCGTTCGTAAGAGACCCATCTAAGTTGCCAGACCACCTGAGAAATAGTGTAGAAGTTGTAAGAGGCGACGTTCTCAATTATAATGACGTCCTGAATGCCATCAAAGATGTGACTGCTGTCGTCGTAGTACTGGGCACAAACAACGATTTAAAGCCCACCACAGTCTTGAGTAAAGGTGCCGAAAATATTGTCAAGGCGATGAAAGAGCTCAACGTCGAAATTATATCCGTATGCCTTTCCGCATTCTTGTTTTATGAGCCGGATAAGGTTCCCCCAATGTTCAAGGATTTGAATGCTGATCATCAGAGAGAGTTTGATGTAATTAAATCGTCAGGCTTGAAATATATTGCTGTACTTCCCCCCCACATTGCTGGTAAGATGCTTCTAATAAtccattacttttttatactgaAACTTTTATATAGATCAGCCCGGAAGTGATTACCAAATCCAACACGACGCTTCTCCAGGACGAGTCATCTCCAAGCACGATCTTGGTAGATTCCTTGTAGACTGCTTAACCCAACCAGAGCATTATGGAAAAAGATGTGGTATTTGTACTAAACACTAAATCAGAGGTGGAATTTCAGCTGTGGGACCATAACAGAGATGAGaagccaaaaatatattatttacgtgATATGTTAAAGACAACAATAATCATAAGCTTAGTGAGGCAGCTTTTGTAGGCTGAATTCCATGTAGtgataaatgtatttcaatgTAAACCTGCATATGCAAATGGTTGTTgttatagttatttaaaaattatgcggacaaggaattttttaatgaaataagtataaaaataaatatttcgttgAATTCATTATATCATATAATTGTTAGTTTGTTAGTTCATTAGTAtggcataaatttataatcatttagtgctgtatatttttggaaataaactTTTGTTATCTTacgttatttttcaatttacatgAACCTACCTgatattctatatataatacaagtaatttaatatacatttatattaaaaaatacatatttactaAAGAACTAAAacatattgttattgttgCGAATCTTTCTTTCCTGTAACTGAAGGTAGATGTTCTAATAttcgttaataattaatagtatatctatcataaattcaattattctcTTCTCCCTCTGCCCTTTTTTATCGTTTTGATTCTTCATTTATTAGGTATTTTCATCTTCTTTATTGTCAGAATACTCTTCTAAGAACAACATTCATTAGTTactatctaaaataatattagtcatATGTAAGGAGTGGTAATTTACagtaatatgttaaatttcaaataaatgtcgcacaacttatttattagtttaagtattattcaattaaatagcccaattttttaaacaattatgaattttacagAGTAAAACTATAtacataataactttttttagcattcaattaattatttcctatGGAGTTATAaatcagtaaataaaaaacactcaagttattattttattattgttattatgagAAAATAAGTCGTTAaaccaaacaattttaatgtacaCTACTATTTGAATGTTCTATTAAAGCAACATTATTAaggaaaatacatataatttttttatggatttacattccaaatttatatattacccgcaagtaaatcattaaaacaaagctaataaaattgttccaatgttgtaagagaaGAAGTAATATAGTTATAAAGAGTCGCCAACAGATCTGCACTTACACTTTGTATTCAAAATTGCTTGCAGTATTGAGTAACACTATCTATATGTGGAAAGTCCACATCCTTTCCTCACACACTGCAACTTCTTTAACTCTAACTCACATTCATTACCCAATGCAAGCAATTATAGTCTTCAAGGTGTAACTGAAGATCTGTTGCTGACCctacattttaacaatttagttaGAAAGACaacaagaaaatgaaaaggaattaaataataaattagaatagcttcaacaaaaaaaatagtaaatagacTTGACAAAACATTTGTTATGGTGTgtactataatataaaataaataaataataaatataaaaccagTGCTAATCTACTAgaattctgaaaattaaataagacttTTTGTCATATATGTTTTTCTACTTGAATTTACTTTTGTGGTTTGTGGTATAGGTGGTGGAGGTGGCCCTGATTGATAGTTACCCTTTGAAACAGTTTGAATTATTGGCATTCCTGGACATCCTCCATAAATAGATACTGGGTAGCATTCAATATATCCTAGTTTAGCATAAAACTTTTCTTGTCCCTgtgttgataaataaatagtaatcaattttaatatgtctCTACAATAATCCTCAGTCTTCTGCATTAGAACTGTACCATAACCCTGTCCTCTCATACATTTCCTTATAACAACAGACTCCAAAAAACATGCTTCAGGTATACTTGGAATGCGACTTAATTTTACATGTCCAACAAGCATTTTATTCTGCAAGAGAACTAAACATGTTGGAAGATGATCACTTGAACTTTCTAAGCTTCTCAACCTAGCAGTTTCACTCCGTTTCCATTCATCATTTAATAAAGTGCAACAGTCCAGTATGTACTCTGGGTGGTGGTGCAATGGTAAAAGTTCAATAGTCAtctaaaacaataacaaactgcaattaaactttgaatatatttattttttaatctacttCACTGGTATTAAGCATTACACAATCAAGGCTCTCatccataataaaaaattcaatgtatatatttttgtatatgtgtataaattgcaataattaaatattaaagaaattatatttgtaataataaaaatatgtgttgtTGTATAAAATAGGTTAAGGAAATACATATGAACTACTcccgtatataaatttattattaatatatttttagctttactcttagaacaaacatttttaataaacttgtttaagtaatatttaacaacatttttcaaaaaaattatttgtacaatATGAGTAGTCAGTATTTATGTTATGATGACAACTGGACATTTGGCCAACTATCAATAACTATTGATTTTCATAACCTACAAACACTTGTGCGTTAagctttctttttatattgtttttatattccatattttatacaaagaacttttttattttataatattagtaataaaaaaaggtaAGTAACTGCgcttaaagtaaatattatagtgAATAGTATTACATACCTTACccttgattttaaaaataatactaccagataaaatctaaaaataatttaaatgctactatataactataaataactCTAAATATTTAGAGTTTACACtatatagtatatttaaattaacgcaataaatataactataatgctattattcatattttagaaaacaacaaaaatgatGCCCGGAGGAAGAATGGGAATGTCCAGCATCCCAGAAAATCCACTTAGTGTATCCTGGCACGACTCTGCTTGGATTCctaatttaaacacaacaaatGTTATGGACTATTTTTCAGAGAGAACAAACCCATTCTTTGATAGAACTTGCAAcaatgaaattgttaaaatgcaACGGCTTAATGCTGACCAATTACAGtaaggaaaattattattgtcacaCATATCGTAGACTAACACTGCCAgtttgttaaatgttaaaatgtaaaatattcatatgaatattttacatatatatgttaaatttaattttcatatcagtctaaaatctatttattttaagtatgtatatacaaatcacataataaaattatttcttttagtttgtaatttttatttttaatgtctcTACAAAT from Aethina tumida isolate Nest 87 chromosome 1, icAetTumi1.1, whole genome shotgun sequence includes:
- the LOC109595167 gene encoding flavin reductase (NADPH), translating into MERVVIFGSTGMTGVCAVEAAVNKGLNVRAFVRDPSKLPDHLRNSVEVVRGDVLNYNDVLNAIKDVTAVVVVLGTNNDLKPTTVLSKGAENIVKAMKELNVEIISVCLSAFLFYEPDKVPPMFKDLNADHQREFDVIKSSGLKYIAVLPPHIADQPGSDYQIQHDASPGRVISKHDLGRFLVDCLTQPEHYGKRCGICTKH
- the LOC109595168 gene encoding N-alpha-acetyltransferase 80 isoform X1, which produces MTIELLPLHHHPEYILDCCTLLNDEWKRSETARLRSLESSSDHLPTCLVLLQNKMLVGHVKLSRIPSIPEACFLESVVIRKCMRGQGYGTVLMQKTEDYCRDILKLITIYLSTQGQEKFYAKLGYIECYPVSIYGGCPGMPIIQTVSKGNYQSGPPPPPIPQTTKVNSSRKTYMTKSLI
- the LOC109595168 gene encoding N-alpha-acetyltransferase 80 isoform X2, producing the protein MTIELLPLHHHPEYILDCCTLLNDEWKRSETARLRSLESSSDHLPTCLVLLQNKMLVGHVKLSRIPSIPEACFLESVVIRKCMRGQGYGTVLMQKTEDYCRDILKLITIYLSTQGQEKFYAKLGYIECYPVSIYGGCPGMPIIQTVSKEEYSDNKEDENT
- the LOC109595168 gene encoding N-alpha-acetyltransferase 80 isoform X3, whose translation is MTIELLPLHHHPEYILDCCTLLNDEWKRSETARLRSLESSSDHLPTCLVLLQNKMLVGHVKLSRIPSIPEACFLESVVIRKCMRGQGYGTVLMQKTEDYCRDILKLITIYLSTQGQEKFYAKLGYIECYPVSIYGGCPGMPIIQTVSKDSN